One genomic segment of Vulgatibacter sp. includes these proteins:
- the accC gene encoding acetyl-CoA carboxylase biotin carboxylase subunit — protein sequence MFKKVLIANRGEIALRVIRACHELGIETVAVHSTADAESLHVRFADQAICIGPPSSKESYLNVPAVLSAAEISGADAIHPGYGFLSENAEFAEVVQNCGLAWIGPRPEIIRLMGNKVRAREAATEAGLPLLPGSKQALKDANEAVEMAKKIGFPVILKAAAGGGGRGMKIVREPGMVAQAFNTASAEAVAAFGDGSMYIERYVEKPRHIEIQIVADEHGNVVHFGERECSVQRRHQKLIEEATSPALTQKMREKMGEVAVKAMKRIKYNNVGTIEFLMDEHGDFFFMEMNTRIQVEHPVTEQVTGIDLLKEQIRLAAGEKLGRTQKEIEFRGHAIEFRINAEDPVTFAPSPGRITGFHTPGGYGVRFDTLAYEQYKVQPYYDSLIAKLICTGRDRNEAIDRGRRALNELVVEGIKTNAAFHKQVLAWPEFLEGNYDTRIVERIQQHASRKPIEETP from the coding sequence GTGTTCAAGAAGGTCCTGATCGCGAACCGCGGCGAGATCGCGCTTCGCGTGATCCGCGCCTGCCACGAGCTCGGCATCGAGACGGTGGCGGTCCACTCGACCGCGGACGCCGAGTCGCTGCACGTGCGCTTCGCCGACCAGGCGATCTGCATCGGCCCTCCTTCCTCGAAGGAGAGCTACCTGAACGTCCCCGCGGTGCTCTCCGCCGCGGAGATCTCGGGCGCCGACGCGATCCACCCCGGCTACGGCTTCCTCTCGGAGAACGCCGAGTTCGCCGAGGTGGTGCAGAACTGCGGCCTCGCCTGGATCGGACCCAGGCCGGAGATCATCCGGCTGATGGGCAACAAGGTCCGCGCCCGCGAGGCCGCCACCGAGGCGGGCCTGCCGCTGCTCCCGGGCAGCAAGCAGGCGCTCAAGGACGCCAACGAAGCCGTGGAGATGGCGAAGAAGATCGGCTTCCCCGTCATCCTCAAGGCAGCTGCCGGCGGCGGCGGCCGCGGCATGAAGATCGTCCGCGAGCCGGGCATGGTGGCCCAGGCGTTCAACACCGCCTCCGCGGAAGCGGTGGCGGCGTTCGGCGACGGCTCGATGTACATCGAGCGCTACGTCGAGAAGCCGCGGCACATCGAGATCCAGATCGTCGCGGACGAGCACGGCAACGTGGTGCACTTCGGTGAGCGCGAGTGCTCGGTGCAGCGCCGCCACCAGAAGCTGATCGAAGAGGCCACCTCGCCGGCGCTCACCCAGAAGATGCGCGAGAAGATGGGCGAAGTCGCCGTGAAGGCGATGAAGCGCATCAAGTACAACAACGTGGGCACCATCGAGTTCCTGATGGATGAGCACGGTGACTTCTTCTTCATGGAGATGAACACCCGCATCCAGGTGGAGCACCCGGTCACGGAGCAGGTGACGGGGATCGATCTCCTCAAGGAGCAGATCCGCCTCGCCGCCGGCGAGAAGCTCGGGCGCACCCAGAAGGAGATCGAGTTCCGCGGCCATGCGATCGAGTTCCGCATCAACGCCGAGGATCCGGTCACCTTCGCCCCGTCGCCGGGCCGGATCACCGGCTTCCACACGCCGGGCGGGTACGGCGTGCGCTTCGACACGCTGGCCTACGAGCAGTACAAGGTGCAGCCCTACTACGACTCGCTGATCGCCAAGCTCATCTGCACCGGCCGCGATCGCAACGAGGCGATCGATCGGGGCCGCCGCGCCCTGAACGAGCTCGTGGTCGAAGGCATCAAGACGAACGCCGCCTTCCACAAACAGGTGCTCGCCTGGCCGGAGTTCCTCGAGGGCAACTACGACACCCGCATCGTCGAGCGGATCCAGCAGCACGCTTCCCGCAAGCCGATCGAAGAGACGCCCTGA